tggcaacaccttaacctggtacacatactacgttaccgTGTACGCtatctttgttcacatacttcgggaagaCCTCGCTTTTTTACAGTATTTCTGCAATCGCTCCTTTTTGCTGTTTGCTGAAGACATCGTTACTCAATAGTACCACTATTACAACGCCGACAAAGATCTTACCAATTCCAAATAATCTTAACTATACATGAATCTTTGCATTTACATTTATACATGAATTTGCTTAAACAAATTGGTAAAGTCACTCGACTAAAATAAGTATGAAAGGTGGTTGCTTCGAATAACAATCATACTTTAATTAATTTGTTTACTTGACCATTAACCAAGTAACCCCTTCGAGACTCGGGTGCTTTTCTCCCGGGTCCTAACAATTACACGCCACTAAGAGTCAATAGAGAGCAAGAACTCACCGGCCTGTTGTCAATCGGGTTGGCCTGAAACagaaataggataggatagaatttacatatttatcccgggggagaggaaaggcgataagacggcttatccatatggcgaaccacggcctctcgtccggttagcattccaagtcgggtatgggattagttttactgtattgtttgtttttcggaagcatggacttggtggtggagaaagccgtaaccgaccagcggttacgtgaaccacccaacgacggcgagaagtccagcaatcctctcgcacataaccatccctgcatgggattcgaacctgcgaacccacgcagagtaattagaggtgcggtggcgagcgtattcctaacgcttagcccgttgagccacaccgccgcgccatgaTATTAATTAGACGTTTCACTAAGTTAGATATGCCTCACATAGACAATTAGAAATGTGAGGTTTCGAAGTGACGCCTGGAGGGACCCCCACTACACCCGGGGTAGGCAAATGTAATTAGGTAAGCGATGCCGAACCAGAAAGACTTCAACCATacgatttgcatatttatcccgggtgaGAGGAAAGCCATacgacgacttaatcatatggcgaaccgcggcctctcgtccggttaccagtccacgtCGGGTGGGGATCAGTTAGCCAGTAAAaatttttcggaagcatggacttgatggtggaggaagctgtaacagaccagcggttacgtgaaccacccctACGGCGCGAGTAGTCCAActatcctctcgcacataaccatcaccgcatggtattcgaacctgcaaacccgcgcagggtaatcagaggcggggtggcgagcgtattcctaacgcttagcacgatgtgccacaccgccgagccaatcattccaaataaaaagtaacattttacATATCACCAGATATTAATGGCTGCCTTTATAGAGGTGCCCTGTTAGAGTGAAAAACAGGAATGAGtgttattataaaaattttaccTTTGGAATGGTACGGCTTTCGTAGATACCAGTGGGGGTCCGTAGATCTGTAATACAAAACTGGTTAAATCAACTGGAATTAATCAGTTATAAAACTATAGATGATATGAATAATTAACGCAATATATTAAAGTGGACTTTGAGTGCGATTTTCATGCGGACCATAAATTTAGGTAAAGTAAGATCGACTAAAAAGTAAATATGCTCACATCTAGTTCTTCTATAGCAGGCTCTTCTTGATCTTCGATGCTAAAATAGGTAAACACCCAACTTAGATAAATTCGCTGCACTTGAAGAgttgttaaaattaaatttttagtcTTTTAAGTGAAAGGTTGAATTATTGTGTTTTTGTGGTACTAACTACTTGAGGTCAAACGCATTCACTCAgaagcaaaaaaatatatactctTAGCAAATTCAGTTAGTGTGCATCAAGACTTTCCAATCAACGAGCCATGTCTATTCTTGCTATCTTTTCACTTTTAATGGCTATGTCATATGCGCAATATCCTTTGTCTCTGAGTGAGTGGTCCCAGTGGCTCTCGTCACTTAAGTGACCGATTGTTATCTCGCTCAGAGATCAATATCCTTTACAAAAAATGCACTTGACCTTCCTATTATGAAGTATTTTTAAAAAGGTATTAacatttctaaaatattaaaaagaatatGTACACTTACCTAAACTCTTTGCATATTCTTGTCTTTCTCTCAGGAATGAGGCCTTCCAATAGAAGGAAACGTTTCTTCCTGCTAAACTCTTTCCATTTCCCATTTGACTCCATTTTTAGTCCAACAAGGTCCGACCTCACTATAGCTCTGCCTTCCTTGTCTCGGATCATTGCCGAAAGAGCGATATGTTTCATTGCATTTCTATTATTTCTTCCGGATAAGACCTCCATAAGAATTTTTTAGGAAATCTATCTTACCTCCAAGTATTCTGAATGAAATGAGTATATTGATTGTCATATGCACAAACAAGCGTATTGGAAATCTTGAACACGTCATATTTgagttttaaaaatatgacgtaataataaAAAGTGACGTCATAAACAGCGACGCTATTATATCGTTTTAGAACGCGAGTCCAAATATTCCTTTTATTGTCTGAATTTATAAGCTTAAATATTATTACGTAAGCAAGTCTAATACAGGCAAAGCAGAATTATCTTGAAAGGGTTGATGGTTTGATTATATTGACAAACCTAATAGGTATTTGGTTTATAGTTAAACAATATACAAATACTGTATAAACTTGCATATTTGGATGGGAACGTACGGAACTACTTAAATTCACTGCCTATATAAACAAGTTCGGCGTTTGGCGGACCGTAACTAATCTGTACAACAAGTAAAACTATATTTCAACTCAAGAAATTCTCAAAAAAAATGTGATACTCCCGTAGcacgtgaaccaagatggcgaactccggaacgtagtatgtgtatcaggatCGAATTAGGAATTAATaggaattaattttattcaaatttttcttattttagttctattacgagtttggggactagccaagtgacttccgtagtttttgtacctgaaattatggcataaccctaacctggtacacatactacgttccggtgtacgccatcttggtttacatacttcaggCGAACGTctgaaaaaatgttttgtgtACGACGGACATAAGCCGCTATCACCATAAGTTGCGCTATAGAGCCACATTTTACTCGCAGTATTTTTGTGAATCCACTACCCGGTAGTTTCCCTAAACGAACACCGAGAAAACTTATTGAAACACTTTTGTAACCAGTGAAAGGGTTAAGATGATGGCGtcaatttttcttgaaaaattgttgaaaaaccAACCAATGTCAATTGACGCTAGAGTCAAATCATTTCAACTGAATTTTACGAAACTggatttgttgaaataaaaacatttttacacATAGACAGCAGACAGATTGGCAATATGCGCATAGCGATCTATGTATGTTTTACTAAAAGTAAAACCTATAAAGCTAACTTATTTTTGTATCACTCATTTTGTAATACAGCGTCCTTCTTCAGATCTATAATCCTTATCACATAGGGCATTAAGTTTAttcatatgaaacaaataactggataactCAACGTTTTCTATACCATACCAGAAATGCAATGCTCATTGGGCGGAAGTATCGAAAGATAATTTTCATTTCGATTAATCTGAGCTGGAAGTCGGTGTTTTTATCGACTCGGCCGTACTTACCGTAACCGCTGCTCAgttgcggcttcctccaccatcacgtctgtaacaaataactagctaactattcccatacccgacatgagcTGATAACCGACCGAAAGGCCATGGTTCGCCTTATGATCGAGCCGTCTTATCAGTTTTCGTTTTCGAAGAATTTATTCTCAACTAAAGCTTGTGTTATCTAATTTACTGCTCGCCGCCAAACCGTTTATGAAATTACGATAATACATCATAAAAAAAAGATAAGTGAACGAACGACAGTCGTAGATTTTTATGTACTcccaagtatgtgaaccaatatggctgacaccgggacgtagtatgtgtaccaggtcagcgttaggccataatttcaggtataaatactacgggagtcccttggctagtccccgaactcgtaatagaactaaaacgcggaaaattggaatcaaattatggtctaacctggtacacgtactacgttccggtgtacgccatctccatttacatacttcgggagtacctatttttgttttatctacCGCCTTAGCTTAGCTTAAACTTGATCGCCGTACACTCTCACCGCATGTGAATCCAGTTCTCCCGAAAAAACGTAAATTCTCGTAATTCGACTAGTGCCTCATATCAGCCTTTTCTTCTTCTGCACTGTAAGAAAACTCGTACATACTACCTAAATAGCACAGCATCACAAAGCTTGTTCCTCTATTTACATTTTAATTTACATTCACAACtactttattataaattttaagtGGTACTTATCAGTACTATAAGTTATGCACGATGCAAGCAATAGTATTCTTATACAGATTGAATGTAAAAAACCAGCGAATAGTTCATTTTTTCGAATCACGAGACATTTGCCAACAGATGCGGATGAATAGTTTGAATGGCAATGTGGGACTCGTTATGAATACGCCCCATTTCCACCCATTTCCATCGTAACCACAGCGATGCTCACTCGACCAATTTACGCTTTTTTGTTCACACTGTAAAAAAATCACTACGTACCAAAGCATGTAAAATCAGTGGAGCTTTTTCTTCCATTCACATCTTCAATGCGCAATTATTGTTTTGCATTATAAATTCTAGGTAGCGTAGGTTTTAGCGTCGATTTTACCAGTTTTTATTTGATATGCAAGTATAACGAATTGATTGTAAAAAGCAAGTGAATTGGGCCTATTTTTAACAGTGGGGTCACTGTGGTGACATtcaatatatcaatattttgattCAGAACTGAGAAAGGGTCTGAATACCACCATGTACATTACAAATTACACGCCTCCTATCCGcctttgttttattattacctAACTACCTGAAAGAATAAAGAACAGTAAAAACGCTGGAATTGCGTAACAACAAACGTTTTCTGATACTGAATGTTTACAAATGCACCAGCCTGCTGCGACACATAATTATTTACGTAGAATACCGCAAAATGGTAACATAATTCCTGTATAATTAGGTGGCCGAACAAcagatcaaataaaaaaattagattATAAACTGCCACTTTCTCAGAATATCTATGGTAACCGCACCGTTCCCCCGCCAATTTCATCACGTTACGTGCGTGACATGAGAATTATTTCGACGAATAATCTTATACCAGGGATTCAAAAACATTCTATGAAACTTGGATGCTATCGCTGTACCACTCGCGCTCTCATAAATGCAACGAATTGATTGTGAAAAGCCAGTATATTGTTCTCATTTAGTAACAGCATAACGAAATATAAAAGTATTTAGACGAGGTAGTTTATAACGTGACGTGGGTTCAGCGTTAGCTTGTTACATACTTTTCAACTTAGCGATCGCTGAAATATCAATACGCCACAACAAAATTAGCTCAtgtcacatttttcaaaaattgacatttttgatCTTCTGTCATTATGGACACTGCATCAATGAGGCAtagttaaaattgaaatatcctaACTGAAGAAAACTGGAAAAACTGCAACTGCGATCTTTACAGAATATTATTCGTTTATTTTAGTACTATTTTATTTCATCCTCAGTCAAAAACCATTGAAACGTAGAATGCCAGCAACATTAGCTCATCATTAGCATACGATTATTCTGAATCATTGTATCCTAAACTTTTTTAACGCTTTGCCTAAAAGCTGGGCACATCCTTGAATACAAGTTGCCTCCTAAAAAAGCTATACCTCTTATCACAACTATCGCCCACATACTGCTTCATTGAGTCTGATCAGATAATTGAAGGCAAATTGAATAGCCCCCCAATTTCACTCCTAAATATCCCACTCGCGTTGGTCCAAATCTAAATGATACAAGAAGGGACAAGGCCATTCCTTATTtctgacctttgaccccaataGAAACAGTAAAAACTGCAACCTAACAAAATATTCACGAAAGTCTTTGTAACGTTTACAACGCAATGCCGCGAACAACTGACGACTGCTCAGAACAATACAGGGAATTTAACGAATTGCCTTGCGCAAACACGGTGCTACACAAACGAAATTTAAATGAGTATCGTTAATTTAATAAGGGCGACTTGGGCAAACTCCGCTGAATGTTTATTCTTATTTAATCTCAATGCCCTCTGGCTAAATTTAGATTTCgccaaacaaacaaaattttaaataagtattgtTCACTTTTATTATCCTTGTTTTCTTGAACAAAGAGGAAATAATATCTGATAAGTCATTGTAGGCCGACGTAAACGAGTCCCTACTTTCGTAGCTTAGGCCTGGTTCAATAGGACATCCAAGTTTAGCTATGACTCATACACAAAATATTCTTTTCTCTTTGCTCAAGAAAACAAAGATAaagaaaatggaaaatatttatttaaatttcgtTTGCACGGCGCCAAGTTTGCGCAAGGCAGTTTGCTTTGTCTTGTTTAATTTCGGGAAATCTAAATTTAGCCACAAAAGATCATCAAGATCAACGCGACAATTTCTTATAAAGTTGCATATGATATTGCTCCTcaaacaaaatattgcaaaatcgGCGATATTTCAAAATCGGCGAAACCCATAGcgataaaaatagttttcaaaaaatgaatatttacatGTGTGCTTActgtttatttaaatattattatattattattttaatggtgCTTATAACTGGCTTAGTTTTGTGCACCAGGACTGTGATATTAAGCGTTTGGTGCTCAAATGCTTCGACCCGTTACGAGGACGTATTCTATAACAAATGATATAATTCTGGGATTTGTTAGCAAATTGATAATATTCACGGGGCCTATATTCAGTTCTTTGCAATGATTAAGTAAAATTGATCTTGGGAAGGTATAACGGggacaatttaatattaaatgttcGACGGTTTCGTTTTCCGTGCAGGTGTCGCAAAATCCATTTTCGTGGAGTCCAATTTTATGAAGATGAAAGTTCAGACGACAGTGGCCTGTTTGTAGTCTGAACAATAGTATTTCATATCTTCTAGATAATTATTTATGTTGCAATCAACACGTAACATAGTTACATCTAATAAATAATCCTTGTATAATAGGTAACTATTTACATTTCAAGTGCAAAATCGTAACATGAGGTTGTGGAACAAATCAAATAGAGTAAATGTCGATTCTGTTGAGAAGTTGCCAAAACAAATAATCTTCATAATTTCATAGCAGTCTCGACACGCAAGCCCAATTAAACAAAAGTTAACTGAAAACTAGCTATCTACATTGCACATCATGAAACcgtaacataaatatatatatatatatatattaacattctaacagttggggttacgtgaaactaactacctgtCCTTGCTCTATGCCTGTGCGCAAGCAGAACCGTATGCGTAtgacgcaaggatgctgtagcaagagtgaaaatgcctatttctatttaattcaaaagtcttgcagacgaaacattacagaaatacatttgtgttagtctgcagcaagactcttgaattaaatagaatattaaCATTCAATAGATAAATGATTCCTGTATGATCAGGTGGCTGAACAAGAATTGAATAAAGAATGTGTGATATCGCATGTATTTTgataaaacaaataacaaataaattttcttatttGATAGCATTCTCGATATTTAGTTGTGTGTCCTAATATGAGTGAGAGAGTGTCTGAATACCACTGTGGAAATTCTTAGACTATAATGGCGTATCGGGCACATGCCCCATTTCCGCCACTAACACTTTATATACAGCAAGTGTgtagcaggggtggccaacctgcttttgaccgcgatcaattaaaatcttcaaaatagctcgcgatcgatcGATCGGTAATAATATACAGATAACTGCAAAGTGAATCCAGCGCTGCCAATAAGCTCGTCTCCGTGGGCGCATTTTTTAAAGGAGTCGCcatgaaaatttgtatttttttaagttcaatttaatatttcaattgattATGTGATTTTACTCGgagtaaatttttttcatttattcaagatttattcaaatcctACAATGCATATCTAAGGCCTGCCTAATTTTGATCGTAAGTGTTTAAAACTCCTCAAAAAAAACTTGCGAAATATCAATATTAtctaaacagcgaaaaataacTAGTCtcaaaccatgaatgttacatgactgctcaaacttgaGCATCTAATTCACAATTTCCTCCAAACGTGATTCTTCGTTCGCTtggaattgaagaaaaaaattggaGCATTCAGATGCCACTTCTATCGTTGCGAATCTATCTATCTATAGTGCgatttatcacactactcttggaaTGAGACAATAAATTCCGCATAATGCAGAACTTAATGAAGGGTTGTTTCTCAGGTAATACACGCGATGTTCGTCACGTTCATTTCtattacgtaataatatgctcaATCGGGCTTGCCCAGACTTAAATactgtattttgcgcatgtacagcGCTTTATTCCACATGTTTCAAAACACACTAAAGATGCTGCATGAAACTGTTTCAAGGCAATTTATTTGGGTATGATATTGAAATCAcgcaacatcagacgcgatcgacgtgttggccacccctggtatatagcAACTAACAACAGGTTTACAACAGCAAAATTTGTATTAAACACAAATATAAAGTTATGACGAAGACAAGGCTACATATCTTGACGGCGCAAAAAACTGATTGAATGAATTTGATTGATGGTTAAAATATAACTGTCAGGCTCTCTCTCTCGCGTACGCGTcaataattgataaaaccgTGGCCACTGTACTAAACAGTCTTTTCTCTTTATAACGAACGACGCGAATACTTCGGAGAATTAGTAAAATTAACATTAAATATTGGGTTATTCTGATAATGAAACTTTCAATAATGACTTTCCACATcctcacgctaataaccgaattgcgtaagtcatttttggcgattttgagttttttataaaatgggtatttatgtaatgctgcgcacctgtctgttaactcagattttattttaagaattccgaaacccataaaaagggagatttagtatgacatagacatttgtgcaattttttcgtcataatgaattatcattgttaccgcaggactattgtgacgtcacaaaggtaaaataacctcggcgaagtattttcgagtttttgcatctcggattgtagcttagcgcgtattaatttgaatttatactacagtatagacTATAGggagacgtgcacttgtgatattcactgtccgagtccaattcaccttggttggcttttatattgggtgcattgctgttttattctttatatttaatattagtcTTATCTCGATGGGTGTGCaaaacgtgttatattgatgaaatatatatttttaagcataaaaaataatgtaattgaaactgattaactattttggggattagacattgcagatactgagaattacattcgcttttggaatgtttagttttcaggactggtgcataatAGTAatgttgcaaaattgcgtatgtccccaagtcatagacacatttctgggggctcccgaagtatgcgaaacaagatggcagacatcggaatgtaatatgtgtacaaaggttagggttaggctataattttaggtataaatactacgggaggctcttggctagtct
This genomic interval from Styela clava chromosome 15, kaStyClav1.hap1.2, whole genome shotgun sequence contains the following:
- the LOC120334408 gene encoding uncharacterized protein LOC120334408 isoform X1, which gives rise to MEVLSGRNNRNAMKHIALSAMIRDKEGRAIVRSDLVGLKMESNGKWKEFSRKKRFLLLEGLIPERKTRICKEFSIEDQEEPAIEELDIYGPPLVSTKAVPFQRPTRLTTGRRHCGRCGRHENVPPNCGICVGCGQHPAVARCFSTASNVCLRCRRGITSSSLEESCPRCSNGPRITRN
- the LOC120334408 gene encoding uncharacterized protein LOC120334408 isoform X2; translation: MEVLSGRNNRNAMKHIALSAMIRDKEGRAIVRSDLVGLKMESNGKWKEFSRKKRFLLLEGLIPERKTRICKEFSIEDQEEPAIEELDIYGPPLVSTKAVPFQSRHCGRCGRHENVPPNCGICVGCGQHPAVARCFSTASNVCLRCRRGITSSSLEESCPRCSNGPRITRN